One Leucoraja erinacea ecotype New England chromosome 3, Leri_hhj_1, whole genome shotgun sequence genomic window carries:
- the LOC129695325 gene encoding isocitrate dehydrogenase [NADP], mitochondrial-like isoform X2, producing the protein MAGLFKTLPRSGAWLLPAACCRIPRRDYTKRRIEADNPVVEMDGDEMTRVIWSFIKEKLILPNVKVQLKYFDLGLPNRDKTADQVTVESALATQKYGVAVKCATITPDEARVEEFGLQQMWKSPNGTIRNILGGTVFRDPIICKNIPRLVPGWVKPITIGRHAYGDQYRAIDFVMDKPGNFKLVFEPKDGSKSLEWNVFDFPSGGVGMGMYNTDESITGFAHSCFQYALSKKWPLYMSTKNTIMKAYDGRFKDIFQDIFEANYKATFDKMGIWYEHRLIDDMVAQMLKSSGGFVWACKNYDGDVQSDILAQGFGSLGLMTSVLICPDGKTIEAEAAHGTVTRHYREHQKGKSTSTNPIASIFAWTRGLEHRAKLDSNHQLKQFSNTLEQVCVETVESGIMTKDLAACIYGLQNIKPGQHYVYMEEFLDAIKENLDTKLSH; encoded by the exons ATACTAAAAGGCGAATCGAAGCAGATAATCCAGTTGTAGAAATGGATGGGGATGAAATGACCAGAGTGATTTGGAGTTTCATTAAAGAAAAG CTTATTCTGCCAAATGTTAAGGTACAACTGAAATACTTTGATCTTGGTCTCCCCAATCGAGATAAAACAGCTGACCAGGTGACCGTTGAGTCTGCTCTGGCAACACAGAAATATGGAGTGGCGGTGAAGTGCGCCACTATTACACCAGATGAAGCTCGTGTGGAAG AGTTTGGACTGCAACAAATGTGGAAAAGCCCAAATGGGACTATTCGGAAtattttgggtggcacggtgttcAGAGATCCAATTATTTGCAAAAATATCCCACGCCTGGTTCCTGGTTGGGTGAAACCAATAACAATAGGACGGCATGCATATGGCGATCAG TATCGAGCCATAGATTTTGTCATGGACAAACCAGGCAACTTCAAACTTGTCTTCGAACCTAAAGATGGAAGCAAATCTCTGGAATGGAATGTGTTTGACTTTCCTAGTGGaggagtgggaatgggaatgtaCAATACCGATGAG TCTATTACAGGATTTGCACACAGCTGTTTCCAGTATGCCTTGTCCAAGAAATGGCCTCTTTATATGAGTACCAAGAACACCATTATGAAGGCCTATGATGGAAGATTTAAGGACATATTCCAGGATATTTTTGAAGC AAATTACAAAGCAACATTTGATAAGATGGGCATCTGGTATGAGCACCGGTTGATCGATGATATGGTGGCACAGATGCTGAAGTCCTCGGGAGGTTTCGTCTGGGCTTGTAAGAACTATGACGGAGATGTTCAGTCTGACATCCTGGCACAAG GATTTGGTTCTCTGGGGCTGATGACATCAGTGCTGATTTGTCCAGATGGGAAGACAATTGAAGCTGAAGCGGCTCATGGAACAGTTACTCGACATTACAGAGAGCACCAGAAG GGTAAATCCACCAGCACAAATCCAATTGCCAGCATAtttgcctggactcgagggctGGAACACAGAGCAAAGCTGGATAGCAATCATCAGCTTAAGCA GTTTTCTAATACACTAGAGCAGGTGTGTGTGGAAACTGTGGAGAGTGGTATCATGACAAAGGACTTGGCTGCTTGCATTTACGGACTTCAGAA TATAAAGCCAGGGCAACATTATGTGTacatggaggaatttcttgatgCCATCAAGGAAAACTTGGACACGAAGTTGAGTCATTGA